Sequence from the Nocardia brasiliensis genome:
GCGGGTGGTCTCGAACCGACGCGGCGCGCCGGTGATCGGATCGGTGAATTCCAGTGTCGCGGCGAGCAACTGCAACGGGCGGGTGAAGTCGTCGACCGGTTTGTCGGTGAGCACCGGATAGAAATCGTCGCCGAGGATCGGGATGCCGAGGCTGTTCATGTGCAGGCGCAGCTGGTGGGTGCGGCCGGTGTGTGGGCGGAGCCGATAGCGGCCGAGACCGTCGCGGTGCTCGAGCAGCTCGATCGCGGTCTCGGCGTTCGGCTCCCCCGCGACCTCCTGCGCCGCGAGCACGTGCTTCTCCTTCACGATTCGGCTGCGTACGACCCGCGGCAGCGTCAGCGTGGGGTTGTAAGGAGCGATCGCCTCGTATTCCTTGCGCACCGTGCGCTTGTGGAACATCGTCTGATACGCCCCGCGCCGGGCCGGATCGATGACGAACAGCACCAGTCCCGCGGTGACCCGATCGAGCCGATGCGCCGGGATCAACTCCGGCAGATCGAGCTCGCGGCGCAACCGCACCAGCGCGGTCTGCAGGATGTGCTGCCCGCGCGGGATCGTCGCGAGAAAGTGCGGCTTGTCCACCACCAGTAGCGTCTCGTCGCGGTGCACGATGGTGATCTCGAACGGCACCTCCGTCTCGACGGGCAGGTCGCGGTGGAACCACACGGCTCCGCCGGGCAGATACGGCGCGTCGGGTGCGATCGGACCGTCGAGATCGACGATCTCGCCGTTGCGCAGCAGCTCATCGATGCGGGCCGGATCCACCCGGGGCAGTCGGTGCACCAGGTGGTCGCGAATCGTCGCCCAGTCGCCGTCCTCCGGCAGCCGGAGCCGGGCCGGGTCAAGGCCGTGCCGCTTGGGCAACGGCGGTTGTTGCCGCCTTCTCATCGGCATCGACCCTAGGCCCTGTCCCGTGCGTCCCTTCCGGCGGCTTGGGAGACAAGGCCAAGTCGTCGTGGTTTTCCGGGAGTTCCGCAGGCGGGCTCAGAAGCCGCGCAGCCGATCCGGTCGGATGCGTACGACGGCCGAGTATTCGGTGTAGAACTGTTCGGCGGTCATCGACAGCCCGGCCAGGCCGTCGCGATACTTCTCGGTGAATGCCGCGACTTCGGCGGCGGGCGGTGCGGTCTCGTCGATCCGCGCGGTGCCTGCGAAGATGGCGATGCCGCCCCCATGCTCGTCACCACGCCGACCCGCTCGCGCCGATTCCGGGTGCGCGCGCCGCATCGCTACGGCGTGGCCCGCTCGTCCAGCACCATCCGGCGGGATTCGACCAGGGTTTGCCGCGCCCGCCTGCGCACCCGGCACAGGTCCACGCTGCAGCACAGATGGATCTGCATGGCACGGTGCGCTTGCGCCGGGGTGAGTTCGCCGGGATCGGTGGAACAGTGTGAAATTGTGGAAATGATATGTGTAACAAACATTTTCACGGCTCCGAACGCAGTTTTTCCAGGTAGTCGCCGAAACTAGCCATGCGCGCGTGCTATCGGGCCAGGTTGGGGAGCCGTTCACGGAGCATTCTTCCCGCCGAAATCCGTGCGACCGGAACCCATTTCGTAGTTGGCCGGAATGCGGCCGCCGATCGGGTGCTGATCGACATTTCGAAGAATTCGGATAGTCGGCGCGATATGCGCGGTTCGGCGGACCGAGGCGTCGGTCACCCGCATCGGTACCGAAAGTCGCGGACCAGCCAACTTAGGCTAGCCTATCTTCTCGGATCGTTCTGTGTTTGGATGAGTCCGATTCCGGGCGAGACATCGGATGATGGTCGAGAGGCGAAGAAATATGACGGTGGAGGTCGCGCCGCTGCCCGCGGCGGAGACGGGGAACCGACCGCCCCGAGCGGTACAGAAGGCGCGCAAGCGGCAGCAGGCGCAGGCCCGCAAGGAAATCCTTGCCCCGGTCCGGCGCACGCTCACGCTGGCGAGCCTGATCATGGCGGTGGCCTCGGTGTGCACCGTCGTGCCGTTCGTGCTGATCGTCGAGGCCGCCAGGGAACTGCTCGCCACCGAGGTCGACACCGATCGGGTCTGGCGCCTGGTGTGGGCGGCGATGCTGGTGCTGCTCGTGCGCGGGCTGTTGCAGGCGGTCGCGCTCACCTGGTCGCACCTGGTGGACGCCGGCTACCAGCTCACCGTCCGACGGGCGCTGGCGGCCAAGCTGACCAGGGTGCCGCTGGGCTGGTTCGGTGAGCGCACCTCCAGCGAGGTGAAGAAGTACCTCCAGGACGATGTCGAAGCACTGCACTATCTGATCGCGCACGCGCGCCTGGAGTTCGTCGGCGCGCTGATCGTGCCGCTGGTGACCCTCGGCTATCTGGTCACCGTCGATTGGCGGCTCACCCTGGTGCTGCTGATTCCCTTGGTGGCGTACGCGATCGCGCTCAGCAAGATGATGGATCAGGACAGCAGGGACCGGCTGGCGGTCTACAACCGCTGGGAGCGCCGGGTGCAGGAGGCGACGATCGAGTTCGTCGACGGCATCCAGGTGGTGCGCGCGTTCGGTCAAGCGGGCAAGGCGCACAGCGAATTCCAGGAGGCGGCCGACGGTCAGGCCCGCAGTCTGGACCGGTGGAAGACGCCGATGATCCGGCTGCAGTCGGCCTCGGACATCACGCTCGCCCCGGTGTTCGTGATGGTGCTCATCGTGCTCGCCGGACTGGCGGGGGTCGGGCTCGACTGGTTCGCCCCGCTCGATGTGCTGCCGTTCCTGCTGGTCGGCCTGGGGCTCGGCGGCTCGTTGCTCGGCCTCGGCTACGGCGGCCAGGCGCTGCGCGCCGCGAGTGCGGCGGCGGTGCGCCTGCACGAACTCCAGCAGACAACCGAGTTGGCCACGGGGACAGGCACACCGGCGTCGGCCGACGAGCCGGGCGTGGTGCGGTTCGAAGCGGTCGGCTTCGGCTATCGCAGCGACCACCAGGTGTTGCGCGACGTCGAGCTCGAGCTGCGGCCGGGTACCATCACCGCGCTGGTCGGCCCGAGCGGATCGGGCAAATCGACGCTCGGCAAGCTGGTTCCACGCTTCTACGACGTCGACTCCGGCCGGATCACCATCGGGGGCCGCGATATTCGCGACTACTCGACCGAAGAGCTGTATCGCACGGTCGGATTCGTCTTCCAGGACGTGCGACTGATCCGCGGCAGTATCCGGGAGAACCTGCGGCTGGCGGATCAGGACGCCGACGACGCCGCATTGGAACGCGCGGCACGGGCCGCCCAGATCCACGACCGGATCATGGCGCTGCCGCGCGGCTACGACTCCGAGATCGGTGTCGACGCCAGCCTGTCCGGCGGTGAGGCGCAACGACTCTCGATCGCCCGCGCGCTGCTCGCGGACAGTCCGGTGCTGGTGCTCGACGAGGCGACCGCGTTCGCCGACCCCGAGTCCGAGGCCGCCGTGCAGGACGCGCTCGCGGTGCTCGTCGCGGGCCGGACCGTGTTGGTCATCGCGCACCGGTTGCACACCATCACCGGCGTGGACCGAATCCTGGTGCTGGAGAACGGAACCATCGTCGAGCAGGGCGACCATCAGAGCCTGCACCGGGCCGGCGGTACCTACCAGCGCCTCTGGGAAATCAACGAGGCGGCGCTCGGCGCCGTCTCGCTCATCGAAAAGGAAACGGCGCGATGATCCGCAAGGTGCTCGGGCTCGTCCCGGACGAGTTCGCCCCGCTGACCCCCAAGCTGTTCGCCGCGATCACCGCGCAGGCGCTGAGCCAGGCCGTCGCCTATCTGCTGCTGGTTCCGGTGTTGGAGGCCATGTTCGATCGTGACCTCGGCCGCGCTTGGTTCTGGGCACTGCTGATGATCGCGGCGGTCGCGAGCGTCGCGATCTTCGGTTACCTCCAGGCGGTGCTCGGACTTCGGATCGCGGTCGGCATGCAGCTGAAGGTGCAGACCCGAATCGGCGACCACCTCAACGCGCTGCCGCTCGGCTGGTTCGAAACCGCCAGCGCCGGAAAGCTGTCCAGGATCGCCGTGGAGAACGTGCGCGAAATCCAGGGCGCCGTCGCGTATCTGCTGGCCAAGGTGCTCAACAGCATCATCGTGCCGCTGGGCGTCGCGGTGGGCATGCTGTTCATCGACTGGCGGATCTCGGTGGCGATGCTGCTCGCGGCGCCGGTGCTGTTCGTGGTGAACAGCCTGGCGAACCGGGCCTACACCACCTCCGACGAGCGGGTGCACGCCGCGGCCGCCGAGGCGGACGCGCGGGTGGTCGAGTTCGCGCAGGCACAGCCGGTGCTGCGGGCCTTCGGCGCGGTCGGCGCGGGCAACCGCGCCCTCGATTCCGCACTGCACCAGCAGCGTTCGGCGATCAGCAGAATGGTGTTCACCG
This genomic interval carries:
- a CDS encoding RluA family pseudouridine synthase translates to MRRRQQPPLPKRHGLDPARLRLPEDGDWATIRDHLVHRLPRVDPARIDELLRNGEIVDLDGPIAPDAPYLPGGAVWFHRDLPVETEVPFEITIVHRDETLLVVDKPHFLATIPRGQHILQTALVRLRRELDLPELIPAHRLDRVTAGLVLFVIDPARRGAYQTMFHKRTVRKEYEAIAPYNPTLTLPRVVRSRIVKEKHVLAAQEVAGEPNAETAIELLEHRDGLGRYRLRPHTGRTHQLRLHMNSLGIPILGDDFYPVLTDKPVDDFTRPLQLLAATLEFTDPITGAPRRFETTRTLQAWTDPAGWAG
- a CDS encoding ABC transporter ATP-binding protein, whose product is MTVEVAPLPAAETGNRPPRAVQKARKRQQAQARKEILAPVRRTLTLASLIMAVASVCTVVPFVLIVEAARELLATEVDTDRVWRLVWAAMLVLLVRGLLQAVALTWSHLVDAGYQLTVRRALAAKLTRVPLGWFGERTSSEVKKYLQDDVEALHYLIAHARLEFVGALIVPLVTLGYLVTVDWRLTLVLLIPLVAYAIALSKMMDQDSRDRLAVYNRWERRVQEATIEFVDGIQVVRAFGQAGKAHSEFQEAADGQARSLDRWKTPMIRLQSASDITLAPVFVMVLIVLAGLAGVGLDWFAPLDVLPFLLVGLGLGGSLLGLGYGGQALRAASAAAVRLHELQQTTELATGTGTPASADEPGVVRFEAVGFGYRSDHQVLRDVELELRPGTITALVGPSGSGKSTLGKLVPRFYDVDSGRITIGGRDIRDYSTEELYRTVGFVFQDVRLIRGSIRENLRLADQDADDAALERAARAAQIHDRIMALPRGYDSEIGVDASLSGGEAQRLSIARALLADSPVLVLDEATAFADPESEAAVQDALAVLVAGRTVLVIAHRLHTITGVDRILVLENGTIVEQGDHQSLHRAGGTYQRLWEINEAALGAVSLIEKETAR